Proteins from a genomic interval of Funiculus sociatus GB2-C1:
- a CDS encoding alpha-amylase family glycosyl hydrolase has translation MSADLLKRKETHFVLWRISKTPPELVIGQFQPGNPPTLRGEQRFILKQSSAFSDLWEIAAADCNLQTGHIYHYWFEVEDTDPEQKAPTRIRCTDPYAYVTDWRLTSPKLPLPYKARKDQRASSVIKYDQGNLHPCDPGGEVSDFTEEPSLDTLRPNNRLVIYELPTTWTRLLGELDFEQDVGTFRDVLALIERDADGANFSDLPIVQPGESYLTNLGINALELLPLTDSYIKREWGYGPSNLFAPDYDLGFPEGNSSPTALSDLTQLIQTCHKHGIRFFVDMVTAFASQGFYQCANFPEFHIAPKKGSTEPDALISRLNEYEYEDDGSIIGRKRRDGWGGKLWRYFNFVNDAYDPISGTQQKLVPARQLMKTYLIHWMLNWHIDGIRLDSVENIANWDFIQEFKDLARQLWQQRWNEQALGAGADERFIVVGEELSMPLDLLRQQRLDGLWNNTFKYLVRAAICGRNANGLSFEWTVRKAIDCRNLEFSDGSQSVIYLTSHDVEGFENERLYNFLNVNGIWDTQKRIKLAFVCLLTSVGIPMILAGEEFADQHDRFDAKGKVTHAGGKQVDPVNFARREEGWRKELSEYVARLIKFRTSSNALAVNDTDFIHVDFNEGKRVLVWRRGRSDSAHPVVVVANFSDWGSNVQNPRAEYIVPNWPPTPPGGRWKEITRNEYTPPEWVGREPIYPWEAKVYSLE, from the coding sequence ATGAGTGCTGATTTGCTCAAACGTAAAGAAACTCACTTCGTACTGTGGCGCATCAGCAAGACCCCTCCTGAGCTAGTCATTGGGCAATTTCAACCTGGAAATCCACCAACCTTACGGGGAGAACAGCGATTTATACTTAAACAATCTTCAGCTTTCTCAGATCTTTGGGAGATTGCAGCAGCAGATTGTAATTTGCAGACAGGGCATATTTATCATTACTGGTTTGAAGTAGAAGACACCGATCCAGAGCAGAAGGCTCCTACTCGAATTCGTTGTACAGACCCCTATGCTTATGTTACAGACTGGCGTTTAACCAGCCCAAAATTGCCACTTCCTTATAAAGCTCGAAAAGACCAACGGGCATCGTCTGTCATCAAGTATGACCAAGGGAATCTACACCCCTGTGACCCAGGCGGTGAGGTTAGTGATTTTACAGAAGAGCCTAGCTTAGACACCTTGCGCCCTAATAATCGCCTTGTGATCTACGAGTTACCAACGACTTGGACTCGGCTATTAGGTGAATTAGATTTTGAGCAGGACGTAGGAACATTTCGCGATGTGCTTGCGCTAATCGAGCGCGATGCAGACGGAGCAAACTTCTCAGATCTTCCTATAGTACAACCCGGCGAATCTTACTTAACGAATTTAGGGATTAATGCGTTAGAACTTCTACCTCTTACAGATAGCTATATTAAACGGGAGTGGGGTTACGGACCATCTAATCTTTTTGCACCAGATTATGATCTGGGTTTTCCAGAAGGCAATTCTTCACCAACTGCCTTGAGCGACCTAACCCAACTAATTCAAACTTGCCACAAACATGGCATTCGCTTTTTTGTTGATATGGTTACTGCATTCGCTTCGCAGGGTTTTTATCAGTGTGCTAACTTTCCAGAGTTTCATATTGCGCCGAAAAAAGGCTCAACTGAGCCAGATGCATTGATATCTAGGCTTAATGAGTATGAGTATGAGGATGATGGAAGCATAATAGGCAGAAAACGACGAGATGGTTGGGGAGGTAAGCTTTGGCGCTACTTCAATTTTGTCAATGATGCTTACGATCCAATCTCAGGAACACAGCAGAAGCTAGTTCCTGCACGCCAATTGATGAAGACTTACCTCATTCATTGGATGCTTAATTGGCATATTGATGGTATCCGGCTAGACTCTGTTGAAAATATTGCCAATTGGGATTTTATTCAAGAATTTAAGGATCTAGCACGACAGCTTTGGCAACAGAGATGGAACGAACAAGCACTTGGAGCAGGAGCAGATGAACGATTTATTGTGGTAGGAGAAGAGCTATCGATGCCATTAGATCTCTTGCGTCAACAAAGACTGGATGGGTTATGGAATAACACGTTCAAGTACTTAGTTCGTGCTGCAATCTGTGGAAGAAATGCCAATGGATTGAGTTTTGAATGGACTGTACGCAAGGCAATTGATTGTCGCAATTTAGAATTTAGTGATGGTTCCCAATCTGTTATCTACCTGACTTCACACGATGTTGAGGGATTTGAGAATGAAAGATTGTACAACTTCCTCAACGTTAATGGTATTTGGGATACCCAGAAACGCATCAAACTTGCTTTTGTATGTTTGCTAACATCTGTAGGCATTCCAATGATTCTTGCTGGTGAGGAGTTTGCTGACCAACACGATCGTTTTGATGCCAAGGGCAAGGTCACTCATGCCGGAGGAAAGCAGGTTGATCCAGTCAATTTTGCACGTCGTGAAGAAGGGTGGCGCAAGGAGCTTTCAGAGTATGTAGCTAGACTAATCAAGTTTCGGACTTCCAGTAATGCCCTTGCTGTCAATGACACAGATTTCATCCACGTAGACTTTAATGAAGGTAAGAGAGTTCTTGTATGGAGGCGTGGACGCTCTGATAGTGCTCACCCAGTGGTAGTGGTTGCTAACTTTTCTGACTGGGGAAGTAACGTTCAGAACCCAAGGGCTGAGTATATCGTTCCAAATTGGCCTCCAACACCGCCCGGAGGTAGATGGAAGGAAATTACTCGAAACGAATATACTCCTCCAGAGTGGGTTGGAAGAGAACCAATTTACCCTTGGGAAGCTAAGGTGTATTCTCTAGAATAA
- the parA gene encoding ParA family partition ATPase, translated as MTAKIIAVVNQKGGSGKTTISMQLAGSLARRENKILVVDADPQGTATRWAASAEDEAPFPASVVGLSAANAKVHREVKKFIEDYDCIIIDCPPAADSPVPQSALLIADLALVPLIPSPLDMWAAVGIRQVIVNVSIINESLQARLVMNQCQPNTTLAQESLEVLPEFGIELVKSYLGHRQVYRQSAVFGQTVHNFGSKASAAIEEIESLTDEVLGILHV; from the coding sequence ATGACGGCGAAAATTATTGCTGTAGTGAATCAAAAGGGTGGTTCAGGCAAAACTACTATTAGTATGCAGCTTGCCGGATCTCTAGCCCGACGGGAAAATAAAATTCTCGTGGTGGATGCAGATCCCCAAGGTACAGCAACTCGCTGGGCGGCTTCAGCTGAGGATGAAGCTCCGTTCCCAGCATCTGTAGTCGGCTTGAGTGCTGCTAATGCCAAGGTTCACCGGGAGGTCAAAAAGTTTATTGAGGATTATGATTGCATCATCATTGACTGTCCACCGGCGGCGGATTCTCCTGTTCCCCAGAGCGCCCTATTGATTGCTGACTTAGCGCTAGTGCCACTCATTCCCTCCCCACTAGATATGTGGGCAGCAGTCGGTATCCGCCAGGTCATCGTTAACGTGAGTATCATTAATGAGTCTCTACAGGCTCGGCTAGTGATGAATCAGTGCCAGCCCAATACGACTCTAGCTCAGGAAAGTTTAGAAGTTCTGCCGGAGTTTGGGATTGAATTGGTCAAATCTTATCTGGGACATCGGCAAGTCTATCGGCAGTCGGCTGTCTTTGGGCAGACAGTACACAACTTTGGCAGCAAAGCTTCAGCGGCGATAGAAGAGATAGAAAGCTTGACTGATGAGGTTTTGGGTATTCTGCACGTTTGA
- a CDS encoding tyrosine-type recombinase/integrase has protein sequence MQLKIDRHGKARCLEAAEIQLLFDEGLQTIAHRCLFGICLYTAARINEACTLRRVDVFDKSRRVRPSLIIRKANSKGKLATRCVPISEDLRELLTEYNPPAHQGFLFPGRHGRGHIRPDSASRILREAMNRIDLEGASTHSFRRTALTMMSNSGVPLRVIQAVSGHRSLEVLEEYLAVGDERVRGAIAVLAQLSYVKKLLFPDWRSHSAQGFRNPFQ, from the coding sequence GTGCAGTTGAAAATAGATCGTCACGGCAAAGCCAGGTGTTTAGAAGCCGCCGAGATTCAGTTACTTTTTGACGAGGGGCTGCAAACTATTGCTCATCGCTGCCTCTTCGGGATTTGCTTGTATACGGCAGCAAGAATCAATGAAGCCTGTACTTTGCGTCGGGTAGATGTCTTTGATAAATCTAGGCGAGTCAGACCGTCTCTGATTATTCGTAAAGCTAATAGTAAAGGCAAGCTGGCAACAAGATGTGTGCCTATTAGTGAAGACTTAAGGGAATTGTTAACCGAATACAACCCGCCCGCCCATCAAGGGTTTCTGTTTCCAGGTCGTCATGGGCGAGGTCATATTCGCCCCGATTCCGCTTCACGGATTTTAAGAGAAGCTATGAATCGCATCGACCTAGAAGGTGCCAGTACGCATTCATTTAGAAGAACGGCATTGACGATGATGAGCAATAGCGGGGTGCCGCTGCGAGTTATTCAAGCCGTAAGTGGGCACCGCAGCCTAGAGGTGTTAGAAGAATATTTAGCTGTAGGCGATGAGCGAGTCAGGGGCGCGATCGCGGTGCTAGCGCAGTTGTCTTACGTCAAAAAATTACTCTTTCCCGACTGGCGATCGCATTCAGCGCAGGGATTCAGGAATCCTTTTCAATAA